GGAGCCGTGGAAGCGTGCCGTCGAAACCGTCGCCCGACACGAGTTCCTGCGGACCGGGTTCTTCCACCGCGTGGACGGCGCTGTGCCCTCGGCATGGGCACCCGTCCTGGAAGGCGACGCCAGTTGGCTCGAAGCCTGCTACGAGGACGGTCCCTGGTGACTCAGATCGCCGGCACGATCATGCCCGCGGACATCCGCGGCCAGATCATGCGGGACCCGACCAGTTCCAGCACGCTGCCGTCTCTCGTGGTGCGCATGCTGGAGGACCTCCAGGTCGAGCCGGAGTCGAAGGTGCTGGAGATCGGGACCGGCACCGGGTACTCCACCGCGGTGCTCTGCGCGCGGCTGGGCGAGGAGTACGTCACCTCGATCGAGTACGACGAGGAAGTGGCCTCGCGTGCACGGACAGCCCTGGGCCGACGGGGGATGTACCCCACGCTCGTCAGCAGCGACGGCCTCCTCGGCTACGCCGAAGGGGCACCGTACGACCGGGTGATCGCCACCTGCGGCGTGTGCACCGTTCCTGCGGCCTGGATCGAGCAGACCCGGCCCGGTGGCCTGATCCTGACAACCATCGGTGGCTGGCTCGGCTCGTCGGAACTCGCACGCCTGACCGTCCACAACGACGGCACGGCAACCGGGCTGCTACTGAGCGGTCAGGTCAGCTTCATGCTCGCGCGCCCGCACACGCCGCCCGCGCTGGGCCTGCTCC
This portion of the Streptomyces mirabilis genome encodes:
- a CDS encoding methyltransferase domain-containing protein; the protein is MTQIAGTIMPADIRGQIMRDPTSSSTLPSLVVRMLEDLQVEPESKVLEIGTGTGYSTAVLCARLGEEYVTSIEYDEEVASRARTALGRRGMYPTLVSSDGLLGYAEGAPYDRVIATCGVCTVPAAWIEQTRPGGLILTTIGGWLGSSELARLTVHNDGTATGLLLSGQVSFMLARPHTPPALGLLPDLSEGKEREAIIGTDALNDWTSRFVMQLAAPHAQHLTMERDGHTEHVLVDVESGSWAALYEKDGRWIVRQDGPNAPWDAVEEQLGRWHAAGTPALEEFTVSVTPQGQTITW